A DNA window from Paenibacillus andongensis contains the following coding sequences:
- the rpmE gene encoding 50S ribosomal protein L31: MKAGIHPTYHATTVTCACGNVFETGSIKQNLRVEICSNCHPFYTGKQKFIDVGGRVDKFKKKYGI; this comes from the coding sequence ATGAAAGCAGGTATTCATCCTACTTATCATGCAACCACAGTGACTTGCGCTTGTGGTAACGTGTTCGAAACGGGTTCAATTAAGCAAAATCTACGTGTTGAGATTTGCTCTAATTGCCATCCTTTCTACACTGGTAAACAAAAGTTTATCGATGTAGGCGGCCGTGTCGACAAATTCAAAAAGAAATACGGAATCTAA
- a CDS encoding SDR family oxidoreductase: MDKMTTNSNWSVKGKYVLITGATSGIGFAAAKELAARGANLGILARNNAKANDAITQIQAYVGGSTKIDVFLADMSSQQSLRKVVDEILSKCPRIDVLINNAGALFETRQLTGDGIEMTWAVNHLGPFLLTTLLLERLKECGSARIITTASHGHKMAKKGLEFDDISAERLYKTMKKLMGGPTLRYAQTKLANILFTAELGRRLDGTGVTAHCYDPGLVATNFNQNNGLMARMTMAVMKLFSRTPEKGAETLVWLADSSSITGPNGSYYVDKQLKNPSEAAQDLKAAKQLWKTSAEQIQS, translated from the coding sequence ATGGATAAAATGACAACGAACTCCAATTGGTCGGTAAAAGGTAAATATGTGCTAATCACAGGTGCAACTAGCGGTATTGGTTTTGCCGCGGCTAAAGAACTCGCGGCACGAGGTGCAAATTTGGGGATTCTTGCGCGTAACAACGCAAAGGCGAATGACGCGATTACTCAGATTCAAGCTTATGTTGGCGGAAGCACCAAAATTGATGTGTTTTTAGCTGACATGTCTTCTCAGCAATCGCTCCGTAAGGTGGTTGACGAGATTTTATCAAAATGCCCAAGAATCGATGTCCTTATCAATAATGCGGGCGCCCTTTTCGAAACACGGCAGCTGACTGGCGACGGAATAGAGATGACTTGGGCAGTAAATCACCTAGGGCCTTTCCTGTTAACGACATTACTTCTTGAACGATTGAAGGAATGCGGATCTGCCCGAATCATCACAACGGCATCTCATGGACACAAGATGGCCAAGAAGGGACTTGAGTTCGATGATATAAGTGCCGAACGTCTTTATAAGACGATGAAGAAGTTGATGGGGGGCCCCACTTTGCGATATGCTCAAACCAAGCTTGCTAATATCTTGTTCACCGCTGAGCTGGGGCGTCGTCTAGATGGCACAGGTGTCACTGCCCACTGCTACGATCCTGGATTAGTCGCTACAAATTTTAATCAGAACAATGGACTCATGGCTCGTATGACAATGGCAGTTATGAAGTTATTTTCCCGCACCCCGGAAAAAGGAGCTGAAACCTTAGTTTGGCTGGCAGATTCCTCTAGCATCACTGGCCCTAATGGAAGCTACTACGTAGATAAACAATTGAAGAATCCATCCGAGGCGGCACAGGACCTAAAAGCAGCAAAGCAACTGTGGAAAACTAGTGCAGAACAGATTCAATCCTAA
- a CDS encoding CtsR family transcriptional regulator: MRNVSEIIEQYLKHVLQQSSEGAIEIQRNDLADQFQCVPSQINYVISTRFTLEKGYIVESKRGGGGYIRIQKIELKSHGSILDHIFRTIHTHIDQVTSEGLVYQLQEGHYISTREANLIRAAISRDVLTFKLPLRDEIRAKILKAMLISLLSR, translated from the coding sequence ATGCGCAACGTATCAGAAATTATTGAACAGTATTTAAAACATGTTCTGCAGCAGAGTTCCGAAGGGGCTATCGAGATTCAACGTAATGATCTGGCTGACCAGTTCCAATGTGTGCCTTCCCAAATCAATTATGTGATAAGTACAAGGTTTACCTTGGAAAAAGGGTACATTGTGGAAAGCAAGCGCGGCGGCGGTGGATACATTCGTATCCAAAAAATCGAGCTTAAAAGTCACGGGTCCATTTTAGACCACATTTTTCGCACGATTCATACGCACATTGATCAAGTTACTTCAGAAGGACTCGTATACCAGCTGCAGGAAGGCCACTATATTTCAACACGAGAAGCTAACCTGATTCGGGCCGCAATTTCGAGAGATGTGTTGACCTTCAAGCTCCCGCTGCGCGATGAAATTCGGGCCAAGATTCTTAAAGCAATGCTGATATCCTTGCTTAGCAGATAA
- the dnaX gene encoding DNA polymerase III subunit gamma/tau, producing the protein MAHIALYRTWRSQTFREVVGQKHITQTLQNSLRENRLTHAYLFNGPRGTGKTSTAKILAKAINCLNGPSEEPCNACSACERITEGAVMDVVEIDAASNRGVEEIRDIRDKVKYAPTEVRQKVYIIDEVHMLTTEAFNALLKTLEEPPAHVMFILATTEPHKIPATIISRCQRFDFRRVSMEDQVQRLQYICDQEQISVSEEALHYIARLSDGGMRDALSLLDQAASFATGEVQLSDILSITGGVASDQFKKLVLYIKEKNLGAALELIDTFMQEGKSADKCIENLINYFRDLLMVRMVPNSPVITERVFDMGDLREVANHFSPSEMMAMIETLNHYQSEMKYSVQPQTLLEISIMKISGGHRGAESSSSASVATEAGGRLPQGDLFAQMTQKLQQLEEQIASLVKSGVTGAAPDPNARQAASAKAPVASAPSKKSGIKLDGYLKAAESSETKAALMKWSQVLGDVKEKKITVHAWFVNGDLVSMLDDVVLVAFKNEMHRNTTEKPENKVIIEQVLTSVFGKPLRLLTIMRKEWDDAKNEAVSSAPEVMELVADGEGNGAAVKEEWISEAIQLFGEELVTIKED; encoded by the coding sequence ATGGCACATATTGCTCTGTACCGAACGTGGAGGTCTCAGACGTTTCGTGAAGTTGTCGGTCAGAAACATATCACGCAGACGCTGCAGAATTCTTTGCGAGAAAATCGCCTTACTCACGCTTATTTGTTCAACGGACCTCGAGGAACAGGTAAGACCAGTACGGCCAAAATATTAGCCAAGGCAATCAACTGCTTAAACGGTCCGTCGGAAGAGCCGTGCAACGCATGTTCAGCATGTGAACGAATCACCGAAGGGGCTGTCATGGACGTTGTTGAAATCGATGCTGCCTCCAATCGTGGTGTAGAAGAAATTCGGGATATTCGTGATAAAGTGAAGTATGCCCCTACAGAAGTAAGGCAGAAAGTGTACATCATTGATGAAGTGCATATGCTCACGACCGAAGCTTTTAATGCCCTTTTGAAGACGCTTGAGGAGCCCCCGGCCCATGTCATGTTTATTTTGGCAACAACGGAACCGCATAAGATACCGGCTACGATTATTTCCCGCTGTCAACGTTTTGACTTTCGGAGAGTTTCGATGGAAGATCAGGTTCAGCGGCTGCAATATATTTGTGATCAGGAGCAGATCTCGGTTAGCGAGGAAGCTCTCCATTATATAGCGAGACTATCGGATGGCGGGATGCGTGATGCCCTCAGTCTGCTGGATCAGGCCGCGTCCTTTGCGACAGGTGAAGTTCAGCTCTCAGATATTTTGTCCATCACTGGTGGTGTTGCTTCCGATCAATTCAAGAAGCTCGTTCTTTACATCAAAGAGAAGAATCTTGGAGCCGCGCTTGAGCTCATCGATACTTTCATGCAGGAAGGCAAAAGCGCCGACAAATGTATTGAAAATTTGATTAATTACTTCCGCGATTTACTCATGGTTCGCATGGTGCCGAATTCACCTGTGATAACAGAACGTGTCTTTGATATGGGCGACCTAAGGGAAGTAGCGAATCACTTCTCACCGAGTGAAATGATGGCTATGATTGAGACGTTGAATCATTACCAAAGCGAAATGAAATATTCTGTACAACCTCAAACCCTGCTAGAAATATCGATTATGAAAATTAGCGGTGGTCACAGAGGAGCAGAGAGCAGTTCATCTGCCAGCGTCGCTACGGAAGCAGGAGGACGATTGCCTCAGGGCGATCTTTTTGCCCAAATGACTCAGAAACTTCAACAACTTGAAGAACAGATAGCTTCACTGGTAAAATCGGGAGTAACGGGTGCAGCACCTGATCCTAATGCGAGGCAAGCAGCCTCTGCTAAAGCACCGGTGGCCTCAGCCCCTTCGAAGAAATCAGGCATCAAGCTCGATGGTTACTTGAAAGCCGCGGAGAGTTCTGAAACCAAAGCTGCTCTCATGAAATGGAGTCAAGTGTTAGGCGATGTCAAAGAAAAGAAGATTACCGTACATGCTTGGTTCGTTAATGGTGATCTGGTGTCTATGCTAGATGATGTTGTACTCGTGGCTTTCAAGAATGAGATGCATCGCAATACAACGGAAAAGCCAGAAAACAAGGTCATTATCGAGCAAGTGCTTACTTCGGTGTTTGGCAAGCCGTTACGTTTACTTACGATTATGCGTAAGGAATGGGATGACGCCAAGAATGAAGCGGTTAGCAGTGCTCCAGAAGTGATGGAGCTAGTGGCTGATGGCGAAGGCAACGGTGCTGCTGTCAAAGAAGAATGGATTTCGGAAGCGATCCAATTATTTGGAGAAGAGCTAGTTACAATCAAAGAAGACTAA
- the rho gene encoding transcription termination factor Rho: protein MSMQLAELEVLKLTELYKLAKKHQIQYYGTLKKKELIFAILRAQAAESGLLFMQGVLEILQEGFGFLRPINYLPSSEDIYISASQIRKFDLRSGDIVSGKCRPPKENERYFGLLQVEAVNGEKPETAAERLHFPALTPLYPDTRITLETEPNKISMRIMDLLAPVGLGQRGLIVAPPKAGKTLLLKEIANSISTNYPEIELFVLLIDERPEEVTDMQRSVKGEVVASTFDELPENHIKVAELVLERAMRLVEHKKDVVILMDSITRLARAYNLVVPASGRTLTGGIDPAAFHRPKRFFGAARNIEEGGSLTILATALVETGSRMDDVIYEEFKGTGNLELHLDRKMAERRIFPAIDIRKSGTRREEALLGKDELEKVWALRRGMNDSHEYTESFIKKLADTKTNQEFLDSLASPSAGSTGVNKGKVKNSAS, encoded by the coding sequence ATGAGCATGCAGCTTGCTGAGCTTGAAGTACTCAAGCTTACTGAATTATATAAACTAGCTAAGAAACATCAGATCCAATACTACGGCACGCTGAAGAAAAAAGAACTCATCTTTGCAATTTTACGTGCACAAGCTGCTGAGAGTGGTCTATTGTTCATGCAAGGTGTTCTCGAGATCCTTCAGGAAGGCTTTGGATTCTTACGTCCAATTAATTACCTTCCGAGCTCAGAGGACATTTATATTTCGGCTTCCCAGATTCGCAAATTTGATTTGCGGTCAGGGGACATTGTATCGGGCAAATGCCGTCCGCCCAAAGAGAATGAGCGCTATTTTGGGCTTCTTCAAGTTGAAGCAGTGAATGGAGAGAAACCAGAAACGGCAGCGGAACGACTTCATTTCCCTGCATTGACACCTCTATATCCAGACACCAGGATCACACTCGAAACTGAGCCTAATAAGATTTCCATGCGTATTATGGATTTGCTTGCCCCTGTTGGATTAGGCCAACGCGGCTTGATCGTTGCCCCTCCTAAAGCGGGAAAAACATTGCTGCTGAAAGAAATAGCGAACAGTATTTCCACGAATTATCCTGAAATCGAACTCTTCGTTCTGCTTATCGATGAGCGTCCCGAGGAAGTTACCGATATGCAGCGTTCTGTCAAAGGCGAAGTCGTTGCTTCTACCTTTGATGAGCTTCCTGAAAATCATATTAAAGTCGCAGAACTTGTGCTAGAACGCGCGATGCGTTTGGTTGAACATAAGAAAGACGTTGTCATTCTGATGGACAGTATTACTCGGTTGGCTAGAGCCTATAACCTTGTGGTTCCTGCTTCTGGCCGGACGTTAACGGGTGGTATAGACCCTGCAGCCTTTCATCGGCCAAAACGTTTCTTCGGGGCTGCCCGTAATATTGAAGAAGGCGGCAGCTTAACAATTCTTGCTACTGCACTCGTAGAAACAGGCTCACGTATGGATGACGTCATTTATGAAGAGTTTAAAGGTACAGGTAATTTAGAGCTTCATCTTGATCGGAAAATGGCTGAACGCCGTATCTTCCCTGCGATTGATATTCGCAAGTCAGGCACTCGCCGCGAAGAAGCACTTCTGGGTAAAGATGAACTCGAGAAGGTATGGGCGCTTCGCAGAGGGATGAACGATTCGCATGAATACACAGAATCCTTCATCAAGAAACTTGCCGATACGAAGACCAATCAAGAGTTCTTGGACTCTTTGGCTTCCCCTTCAGCAGGATCTACAGGGGTTAACAAAGGCAAGGTCAAGAACTCAGCATCTTAA
- a CDS encoding YaaL family protein produces the protein MRPALLGKYGLKSPKTKTAQEELKKDKQMLIQEIRTAHETWVAAQAHFEFALDKDQIDYAIYAMEAAEKRFEMLIKQAKKLGVSLIDSDRLMEVK, from the coding sequence GTGCGACCAGCTTTATTAGGAAAGTACGGGCTGAAGAGCCCAAAGACAAAAACCGCTCAAGAAGAACTGAAAAAGGACAAGCAGATGCTGATCCAAGAGATCCGTACAGCTCATGAGACATGGGTAGCGGCTCAAGCACACTTTGAGTTTGCTTTGGACAAGGATCAAATTGATTATGCTATCTATGCGATGGAAGCCGCAGAAAAAAGATTTGAAATGCTCATCAAACAAGCCAAAAAGCTAGGGGTAAGTCTAATTGACAGTGACCGGTTAATGGAGGTGAAGTAG
- the recR gene encoding recombination mediator RecR: MYYPEPIAKLIDAFSRLPGVGPKTAGRLAFHVLRMKEEEVIDFAKALVNVKRNLHYCSVCCNITDVDPCRICQDKSRDGSVICVVQEPKDLVALERTKEFEGYYHVLHGAISPMEGIGPDQIHIAELLKRLGDETVQELILATNPNIEGEATAMYLSRLIKPFGLRVTRIAHGLPVGGDLEYADEVTLTKAMEGRREL; the protein is encoded by the coding sequence TTGTATTACCCCGAACCGATAGCTAAGTTAATCGATGCTTTCTCCCGTCTACCGGGGGTAGGTCCCAAAACGGCAGGTCGCCTAGCTTTTCACGTCCTTCGCATGAAAGAAGAAGAAGTGATTGACTTCGCGAAGGCGCTTGTCAATGTGAAACGGAACCTTCACTATTGTTCCGTCTGTTGTAACATTACGGACGTTGATCCCTGCCGCATCTGTCAAGATAAGAGTAGGGACGGTTCCGTCATTTGTGTCGTACAAGAACCTAAGGATTTGGTTGCTTTGGAACGTACCAAAGAATTCGAAGGATACTACCACGTGCTGCATGGAGCGATTTCCCCGATGGAGGGGATTGGACCGGATCAAATTCATATCGCTGAATTACTCAAACGTTTGGGTGATGAAACGGTGCAGGAATTAATTCTGGCCACTAATCCCAATATCGAGGGAGAAGCTACTGCCATGTACTTATCCAGGCTAATCAAACCTTTCGGTCTCCGGGTTACGCGTATCGCGCACGGGCTGCCGGTGGGCGGAGATTTGGAATATGCCGATGAGGTGACTCTGACCAAAGCCATGGAAGGGCGCAGGGAATTATAA
- a CDS encoding UDP-N-acetylglucosamine 1-carboxyvinyltransferase, whose translation MEKLMVVGGRPLRGTVQISGAKNSAVALIPAAILAETSVTLDNLPHLSDVAIYTEILTDLGATIDWNEDRMTIDPSRMKSLPMPNGKVKKLRASYYLMGALLGRFGEATIGLPGGCNFEPRPIDLHIKGFEALGAEVSNENGALKIRAKELRGAKIYLDMASVGATINIMLAASRAKGVTIIENAAKEPEIIDVATLLNSMGAKIKGAGTETIRIEGVTEMHGCRHSIIPDRIQAGTYMIAAAATRGDVTVDNVIPKHMEALTAKLQEMGVHIYEMDESIRVVGQPEYESVDVKALIYPGFATDLQSPMASLLCQARGVSILTDHVYSNRFKHIPELVRMGAKMKVEGRSAIIEGSQLSSAKVRATDLRAGASLVLAGLSVRTGGITEVSGVEFIDRGYENLVFNLSSLGAEVWRENEE comes from the coding sequence TTGGAGAAATTAATGGTGGTCGGGGGACGTCCACTACGGGGAACAGTTCAAATTAGCGGGGCTAAGAATAGTGCGGTTGCACTCATTCCGGCCGCAATACTTGCTGAAACATCGGTTACTTTGGATAATCTGCCTCATCTGAGTGATGTGGCTATATATACAGAAATTTTGACGGATTTAGGGGCTACCATAGACTGGAACGAAGATCGGATGACGATCGACCCAAGTCGAATGAAATCACTTCCTATGCCGAATGGCAAAGTAAAGAAGCTCAGAGCATCCTACTATTTAATGGGAGCGCTGCTCGGGAGATTTGGTGAGGCGACGATTGGTCTGCCGGGTGGTTGTAACTTCGAACCGCGTCCGATTGATTTGCATATTAAAGGTTTTGAAGCTTTGGGTGCCGAGGTTAGCAATGAGAATGGCGCATTAAAGATACGTGCCAAAGAACTGCGCGGTGCCAAAATTTACTTAGATATGGCGAGTGTTGGAGCAACGATCAACATCATGTTGGCTGCCTCTCGCGCTAAAGGCGTTACGATTATCGAAAATGCGGCCAAAGAGCCTGAAATTATAGATGTGGCAACACTTTTAAATTCAATGGGTGCCAAAATTAAGGGCGCTGGAACAGAGACCATTCGTATCGAAGGCGTAACGGAGATGCATGGTTGCCGTCATTCCATTATTCCTGACCGTATTCAAGCAGGTACGTACATGATTGCAGCAGCGGCTACACGCGGCGATGTGACTGTCGACAATGTTATTCCTAAACATATGGAAGCACTGACAGCAAAGCTTCAGGAAATGGGCGTACATATCTACGAAATGGATGAGTCCATTCGTGTTGTCGGTCAGCCTGAATACGAAAGTGTCGATGTGAAAGCATTAATTTACCCAGGGTTTGCGACGGATCTACAGTCTCCGATGGCGAGCTTACTTTGCCAAGCTAGAGGAGTTAGTATATTAACGGACCACGTTTATAGTAATCGATTCAAGCATATTCCTGAGCTAGTACGTATGGGAGCGAAGATGAAGGTCGAAGGACGTTCAGCCATAATTGAGGGCTCACAGCTCAGTTCTGCTAAAGTGAGAGCAACGGATTTGAGAGCAGGAGCTTCTCTTGTGCTTGCGGGCCTTAGTGTAAGAACAGGCGGCATCACAGAAGTATCCGGGGTTGAGTTTATTGATCGTGGTTATGAGAACTTGGTATTCAACTTATCTTCACTAGGTGCAGAGGTTTGGCGCGAGAACGAGGAATAA
- a CDS encoding radical SAM protein — protein sequence MNLVYSDLQGNVFDHPDFLALGRNAEMITEILEEELIPLPEGSTLVSLPFTRPVGIDAATGDMKLVEGDYHAVGALLPQGFTRLLLPGYVKSDKSKALPLFGYTAVVWKDDGFYVAARLTDNPYYWNPVHCDPTELEVEVKRLVAKYPDNRLYAHLSNCALGYECLTASNTFLQRWEGAVPVSYSCNAGCFGCISEQPDESGFVAPQTRMNFKPKVEEITQIMLEHLRTPESIISFGQGCEGEPSTQAVIIIDAIKQVREQTKMGYININTNAGLTDHIRGIVDAGLDLMRVSTISALDDHYNAYYKPRAYTLKNVEKSLRYATDKGVITSINYLVFPGVTDREEEIEAMIEFVRRTGLKLIQLRNLNIDPESYLGIIPKARGELLGMKQMIEIFEQELPDVVLGSYSHTPKFYTSDRTVTTVL from the coding sequence ATGAACTTGGTTTATTCAGACTTACAAGGAAACGTTTTTGACCATCCTGATTTCTTGGCACTTGGTCGAAACGCTGAAATGATAACAGAAATTTTAGAAGAAGAGTTAATTCCACTGCCTGAGGGATCAACGCTAGTCAGTCTTCCGTTTACACGCCCAGTAGGCATTGATGCCGCAACAGGCGATATGAAGCTGGTTGAGGGGGATTATCATGCCGTTGGTGCTTTGCTGCCGCAGGGCTTCACAAGGCTTCTACTCCCTGGCTATGTGAAATCAGACAAGTCTAAGGCACTGCCTCTGTTCGGATATACAGCTGTCGTGTGGAAAGATGATGGTTTCTATGTAGCCGCTCGATTAACGGATAACCCTTATTACTGGAATCCGGTTCATTGTGACCCGACTGAGCTTGAGGTAGAGGTCAAACGGCTGGTTGCTAAGTATCCGGATAATCGGTTATATGCACACTTGTCCAACTGTGCACTTGGTTATGAATGTTTGACAGCCTCGAATACGTTCCTGCAACGTTGGGAGGGTGCCGTTCCGGTCTCCTATTCTTGCAACGCAGGATGCTTCGGCTGTATTTCGGAACAACCGGATGAGAGTGGCTTCGTAGCGCCTCAGACACGTATGAACTTCAAGCCTAAGGTCGAAGAGATCACTCAGATCATGCTCGAGCATCTGCGGACGCCTGAGAGTATCATCTCCTTTGGGCAGGGCTGTGAAGGGGAACCTAGCACGCAGGCCGTGATTATTATCGATGCCATCAAGCAAGTGCGTGAGCAAACAAAGATGGGCTATATTAACATCAACACCAATGCAGGTCTCACAGATCATATCCGCGGCATTGTTGATGCTGGACTAGATCTCATGCGGGTTAGTACGATAAGCGCGCTGGATGATCACTACAACGCATACTATAAGCCAAGAGCTTATACGCTCAAGAATGTAGAGAAGTCACTCCGTTATGCCACGGATAAAGGAGTCATAACTTCAATCAACTATCTTGTATTCCCTGGTGTAACTGATCGAGAAGAAGAGATCGAAGCGATGATCGAATTCGTGCGAAGAACGGGATTGAAATTGATTCAATTGCGCAATCTAAACATTGATCCCGAGAGTTACCTTGGCATTATCCCCAAAGCAAGAGGTGAACTGCTTGGGATGAAGCAAATGATTGAGATTTTCGAGCAAGAGCTTCCGGATGTTGTGCTCGGTTCCTACTCACATACACCAAAGTTTTATACGAGTGACCGAACAGTTACTACGGTGCTCTAA
- a CDS encoding ATP-binding protein, with protein sequence MSIHDPQDYMVSIDEMRKLFNHSLQTGMLVVDEDGKIILATDQVLKYSGYSAEEITHISFPQLFKVRASLRELYEFYFKNDSSPGEWPHGFLVGKHGETMFYQFSILKLMRGDKFMYLLTMKHQDSSQLSLLQRFSDAFLKDINLGVLLISVDFTLVDVSDRACQILGMDREHILNKSLEEIFATVPSQHKLVQRTILNGAVVRNHAVSWTNNEERFELLLDSNVLKDNQGNIVGAYVIFKDVTNMRSLEEMVQRSDRLAMIGQIAAGTAHEIRNPLTSIKGFLQVLRRTFEVKGMEREMSFTVVMLEEINRINELVNEFLLLSKPKHVSYERIDVTEVLRGILPIINNEAILYNVNLQYEASYHLPEVIADKELLKQVFLNVCKNGIEAMSDGGVLTISEKVDTVERNVCIDIHDTGSGIPMFVIDKIFDPFFTTKDTGTGLGLSVCQRIIHDMGGTIRVSSKGFGTTFTISIPYT encoded by the coding sequence ATGTCCATTCATGACCCTCAAGATTACATGGTATCCATCGATGAAATGCGAAAGCTATTCAACCATAGCCTACAAACGGGTATGCTAGTTGTGGATGAGGACGGTAAGATCATTTTAGCAACAGATCAAGTATTGAAATACTCGGGTTACTCAGCTGAGGAAATAACACATATCTCATTCCCTCAGCTTTTTAAAGTGAGGGCATCTTTGCGTGAACTGTACGAATTTTACTTTAAGAACGATTCGAGTCCAGGGGAATGGCCGCATGGATTCTTAGTAGGCAAACATGGTGAAACGATGTTTTATCAATTCTCGATATTGAAGCTTATGCGCGGCGATAAGTTTATGTATCTCTTAACCATGAAGCATCAGGATAGCTCGCAATTAAGCTTACTGCAGCGGTTTTCAGATGCTTTTTTGAAAGATATAAATTTAGGTGTTTTATTGATAAGTGTGGATTTCACGCTTGTTGACGTCAGTGATCGAGCATGTCAGATTCTAGGAATGGATCGGGAGCATATTCTTAATAAGTCGTTAGAGGAGATCTTTGCTACGGTTCCGAGTCAGCATAAGCTTGTCCAACGAACAATTTTGAATGGTGCGGTAGTTCGCAATCATGCGGTTTCATGGACGAATAATGAAGAGCGGTTTGAGCTGCTGCTGGATTCGAATGTACTCAAAGATAATCAAGGAAATATTGTAGGGGCTTATGTCATCTTCAAGGATGTCACGAATATGCGCTCGCTGGAAGAAATGGTTCAAAGAAGTGACAGACTTGCTATGATTGGACAAATTGCTGCTGGGACAGCTCATGAAATTCGGAATCCGCTAACTTCAATCAAAGGGTTTCTCCAGGTGCTTCGGCGCACTTTTGAAGTGAAAGGAATGGAGAGAGAGATGAGCTTCACGGTAGTTATGCTGGAGGAAATCAATCGGATCAATGAGTTGGTAAACGAATTTCTGCTGCTGAGTAAGCCAAAGCATGTGTCTTATGAGAGAATCGATGTGACTGAAGTGCTGCGAGGGATTTTGCCTATTATCAATAATGAAGCTATTCTTTACAATGTAAATCTCCAATATGAGGCCTCGTACCACTTACCGGAAGTGATTGCTGATAAAGAGCTGCTCAAGCAGGTATTCTTAAATGTTTGTAAGAATGGCATCGAGGCTATGTCGGATGGAGGGGTTTTAACGATTTCAGAGAAAGTGGACACGGTGGAGCGCAATGTCTGCATTGACATTCATGACACTGGTTCGGGCATACCGATGTTCGTTATTGATAAAATCTTCGATCCCTTTTTTACAACCAAGGATACGGGTACCGGATTAGGACTTTCGGTGTGTCAACGAATTATCCACGATATGGGAGGGACGATACGTGTATCTTCCAAAGGGTTTGGAACAACATTTACGATATCGATTCCTTATACTTGA
- a CDS encoding pro-sigmaK processing inhibitor BofA family protein, producing MLVFLIFRSRGGGRVLSALGLNVVVAAFLLYSLNLLSTYTQFELPINTVTLGTVTILGIPGVLLLVGLKLTLL from the coding sequence ATGCTAGTGTTCCTGATATTTCGCAGTCGCGGCGGAGGGAGGGTGTTATCTGCACTAGGGCTGAATGTTGTTGTTGCAGCATTTCTCTTATATTCATTGAACTTATTGAGTACCTATACACAATTTGAACTCCCAATAAATACGGTCACTCTAGGGACGGTTACTATTCTAGGGATTCCTGGGGTCTTACTTCTTGTAGGTTTAAAATTGACTTTGCTCTAG
- a CDS encoding YbaB/EbfC family nucleoid-associated protein: protein MNNMNQMMKQVKKMQEQMMKAQEELGTKMIEGTAGGGVVTCIINGHKKVQSITIKPEAVDPDDVEMLQDLVLTAVNDAMSKAEEIANKDMGKFTGGMNIPGLF from the coding sequence ATGAATAACATGAACCAAATGATGAAACAAGTAAAGAAAATGCAAGAACAAATGATGAAAGCCCAAGAAGAACTGGGTACGAAAATGATCGAAGGCACAGCTGGCGGCGGTGTTGTCACCTGTATCATCAACGGACACAAAAAAGTTCAAAGTATTACAATTAAACCCGAAGCTGTTGATCCGGATGATGTCGAAATGCTGCAAGATCTCGTACTTACGGCAGTAAATGACGCTATGTCCAAAGCTGAGGAAATTGCTAACAAAGATATGGGCAAATTCACAGGCGGTATGAATATCCCTGGATTGTTCTAA